The following are from one region of the Geoalkalibacter subterraneus genome:
- a CDS encoding ABC transporter substrate-binding protein, giving the protein MKNCFSRRMFVVFALVLSLAAGPAAAADEVRFVSVSWTGVTVKTEIGVRIMQALGYESSNTMVSVPIAYKAMEMNDADIFLGNWMPSMATVANKFFERGTVVKYVANMPGAKYTLAAPSYVVDGGLKDFSDIARYADKLNHKIYGIEEGNDGNKVIEEMIEQDMFDLGDFELIPSSEAGMLAQVKAFTQQDKWVVFLGWAPHYMNEIIDMKYLTGSTAETFGDNDGTATVYTNIRKGFDKETPNVANFLQQFIFPIPMMNEIMATLHENDGLKPYQAGMHWVAQHPEIYRGWLEGIKTLDGEPALPAFERYLEEEGPFAEL; this is encoded by the coding sequence CTGCGGCTGCCGATGAGGTGCGCTTTGTCAGCGTCAGCTGGACCGGCGTCACCGTCAAGACCGAGATCGGCGTGCGTATCATGCAGGCGCTGGGCTACGAATCCTCCAACACCATGGTGTCGGTTCCGATTGCCTACAAGGCCATGGAGATGAACGACGCCGATATCTTTCTCGGTAACTGGATGCCGTCCATGGCCACGGTCGCCAACAAGTTTTTCGAACGCGGCACGGTGGTCAAATATGTCGCCAATATGCCGGGTGCCAAATACACCCTGGCGGCGCCGTCCTATGTGGTCGACGGCGGACTGAAGGACTTCTCCGACATCGCCCGCTATGCCGACAAGCTTAATCACAAGATTTACGGTATTGAGGAAGGCAACGACGGCAACAAGGTGATCGAAGAAATGATCGAACAGGATATGTTCGACCTCGGCGACTTCGAGCTGATCCCTTCCAGCGAAGCGGGGATGCTGGCTCAGGTGAAGGCCTTTACCCAGCAGGATAAATGGGTCGTCTTTCTGGGGTGGGCGCCGCATTACATGAATGAAATCATCGACATGAAATACCTCACCGGCAGCACCGCGGAAACCTTCGGCGACAATGACGGCACCGCGACCGTCTATACCAATATCCGCAAAGGGTTCGACAAGGAAACCCCCAACGTTGCCAATTTCCTGCAGCAGTTCATCTTTCCGATCCCGATGATGAACGAGATCATGGCCACGCTGCATGAAAACGATGGTCTCAAGCCCTATCAGGCCGGCATGCACTGGGTCGCCCAGCATCCCGAAATCTATCGCGGCTGGCTTGAAGGGATAAAAACACTGGACGGCGAACCGGCGCTGCCCGCTTTCGAGCGCTATCTCGAAGAAGAGGGCCCGTTCGCAGAGCTGTAA
- a CDS encoding alginate export family protein, producing MLNNVMRSLMIFFTALTVFLTPALAMADINLYERSGASLDFGLNLGAGVFSADSTGFGGRPDEDNTGWSEYYVMPILKGSYDTGEFGMFYGELAYAGARTLGDGDLADPFPGGSPEVGFTDGDSKGWESERAYVGWRSGSLFQSLGEDAIDISVGEQDFSIGDGFLIMDGQFDYKDGAYWLAPHSSFDQAAVININTQPVRGDLFYLKSDADQGDTELYGVNVEHINETLGTVGASYFKITDSDYSNRDGMDVYSVRGQGTPFANLGAEDLFLAGEYVYQGGGDDLDVDAHGWYGEAGYTFSNCPWNPTLSYRYAFFSGDDEDSSDYEAFDPLFYGFSRGWGTHYMGEIVGEYYLFNSNQQVHMVHLNALPTEKLSTGVLYYDFTLDEKTEGRNDHFAQEVNLYADYTVNDHLYLSAVFAYATPEDAAEELYGSDDMKLFQVAAFVTF from the coding sequence ATGCTTAACAACGTAATGCGTTCTTTGATGATCTTTTTCACGGCCCTGACCGTTTTTCTCACACCCGCCCTTGCGATGGCCGATATCAATCTGTATGAGCGCAGCGGCGCTTCTCTCGATTTCGGCCTCAACCTCGGTGCCGGTGTGTTCAGCGCTGACAGCACCGGGTTCGGCGGCCGTCCGGACGAGGACAATACCGGCTGGTCAGAGTATTATGTGATGCCGATTCTCAAAGGTTCTTATGACACAGGTGAGTTCGGCATGTTCTATGGTGAGCTGGCCTATGCCGGTGCCCGCACCCTGGGGGACGGCGATCTCGCTGATCCTTTCCCGGGGGGCAGTCCTGAGGTTGGTTTCACCGACGGCGATTCCAAGGGCTGGGAGTCCGAGCGGGCCTATGTCGGTTGGCGCTCAGGCAGCCTGTTTCAATCCCTGGGCGAAGACGCCATCGATATCTCCGTCGGCGAGCAGGATTTCTCTATCGGTGACGGCTTTCTGATCATGGACGGTCAGTTCGATTACAAGGATGGCGCCTACTGGCTGGCACCGCACAGTTCCTTCGACCAGGCGGCGGTGATCAACATCAACACTCAGCCGGTGCGCGGCGACCTGTTCTATCTCAAATCCGATGCGGATCAGGGCGATACTGAACTCTACGGTGTCAACGTCGAGCATATCAACGAGACCCTGGGGACCGTAGGCGCAAGTTATTTCAAAATCACCGACTCAGACTACAGCAACCGTGATGGGATGGATGTCTACAGCGTGCGCGGGCAGGGGACGCCTTTTGCCAACCTGGGCGCCGAAGACCTTTTTCTGGCCGGCGAGTATGTCTACCAGGGCGGCGGTGACGATCTGGATGTCGATGCTCATGGCTGGTACGGTGAGGCAGGCTACACCTTCTCTAACTGCCCCTGGAACCCGACCCTGAGCTACCGTTATGCTTTCTTCAGCGGGGATGATGAGGATAGCAGCGATTATGAAGCCTTCGATCCGCTCTTCTACGGCTTCAGCCGCGGCTGGGGCACCCATTACATGGGTGAGATCGTCGGTGAATACTACCTGTTCAACAGCAACCAGCAAGTTCACATGGTGCATCTCAATGCGCTGCCTACGGAGAAGCTCTCTACCGGTGTGCTCTATTATGACTTCACCCTCGATGAGAAAACCGAGGGCCGCAATGACCATTTTGCCCAGGAAGTAAACCTGTACGCCGACTATACCGTCAATGACCACCTCTATCTCTCGGCAGTTTTCGCATATGCGACCCCGGAAGATGCCGCCGAGGAATTGTACGGCAGCGACGACATGAAGTTGTTCCAGGTCGCTGCATTCGTCACATTCTAA
- a CDS encoding DEAD/DEAH box helicase translates to MSFSAFAFQPQVSAGIKAAGYDTPTPIQEQAIPKVLDGRDVMGLAQTGTGKTAAFALPILDRLTKGKRNCVRALVIAPTRELAEQINDNFITLGRETRLRSATVYGGVGINPQIKKLKQGTEIVVACPGRLLDHIEQGTIDLSNLDVLVLDEADQMFDMGFFPAIRRILKHLPRQRQTLLFSATMPDEIKHLAQEVLSDPVTVQVGTVAPATTVSHALYPVSQHLKTPLLLELLQKANTGSVLIFTRTKHRAKRLGEKLDKAGYRAASLQGNLSQNKRQAALEGFRDGSFQILVATDIAARGIDVSQVSHVINYDIPDTPEAYIHRIGRTGRAARSGDAFTLVTGDDGAMVKAIERTLGKSVERHKLDSFDYNSPAPQKDREFARPPRQPNRPRKAAAAGNGRKSSPASANTTRRQQADQAGRPAGAQPTGVNRRQRSRRGSQGAASKNTL, encoded by the coding sequence ATGAGTTTTTCCGCATTCGCATTCCAACCCCAGGTTTCTGCCGGCATCAAGGCCGCAGGCTACGACACCCCGACTCCCATTCAGGAGCAGGCCATCCCCAAGGTGCTTGACGGACGGGACGTTATGGGGCTTGCCCAGACCGGCACTGGCAAAACCGCCGCCTTCGCACTGCCTATCCTCGATCGTCTGACAAAGGGCAAGCGCAACTGCGTGCGCGCCCTGGTCATTGCACCGACACGCGAGTTGGCCGAGCAGATCAACGACAACTTCATTACGCTGGGCCGTGAGACCCGCCTGCGCAGCGCGACGGTATATGGCGGCGTAGGCATCAACCCGCAGATCAAAAAGCTCAAGCAGGGCACTGAAATCGTGGTCGCCTGCCCGGGACGCCTGCTCGATCATATCGAACAGGGCACCATCGACCTCTCCAATCTCGATGTGCTGGTCCTCGACGAAGCCGATCAGATGTTCGACATGGGCTTTTTCCCGGCGATTCGCCGCATTCTCAAGCATCTGCCCCGGCAACGGCAGACGCTCCTTTTTTCGGCGACTATGCCCGATGAAATCAAGCATCTGGCGCAGGAAGTCCTGAGCGATCCGGTGACCGTTCAGGTCGGCACCGTCGCCCCGGCCACCACGGTGAGTCACGCCCTCTATCCGGTTTCGCAGCACCTCAAGACCCCTCTGCTGCTTGAACTGCTACAGAAGGCCAATACGGGCTCGGTTCTGATCTTTACCCGCACCAAGCATCGCGCCAAACGCCTCGGCGAAAAGCTGGACAAGGCCGGCTACCGCGCCGCATCCCTGCAGGGCAACCTTTCGCAGAACAAGCGCCAGGCCGCTCTTGAAGGGTTTCGCGACGGCAGCTTCCAGATTCTGGTGGCCACCGACATTGCCGCTCGCGGCATCGACGTCAGCCAGGTTTCGCATGTAATCAACTACGACATTCCCGACACCCCGGAAGCCTACATTCACCGGATCGGCCGCACCGGGCGCGCCGCGCGCAGCGGCGACGCCTTCACCCTGGTGACCGGCGATGACGGGGCGATGGTCAAAGCCATCGAGCGCACACTCGGCAAAAGCGTCGAGCGACACAAGCTTGACAGCTTTGACTACAACAGCCCGGCGCCCCAGAAAGATCGCGAATTCGCCCGTCCGCCGCGCCAACCGAACCGGCCCCGCAAGGCTGCCGCCGCAGGAAACGGCAGAAAAAGCTCCCCTGCTTCTGCCAATACGACTCGGCGCCAGCAGGCCGATCAGGCCGGTCGCCCCGCCGGTGCGCAACCCACCGGCGTCAACCGCCGCCAGCGCAGTCGGCGCGGCAGCCAGGGTGCGGCAAGCAAAAACACTCTCTGA
- a CDS encoding GGDEF domain-containing protein, protein MKPQALIFAHSTDHLDALAAMSACTGQFESVLRCRNEQELMAALEEKGVDIIFSSARRDHEGDLLWLKDLSKRDAWKDIQVMVFTEEYDVDNRVAALELGADDALSFRVPRREIEARIRARLKTRTSLRNLRKARADLARMALTDSLTGLCNRAFFDVTLESEAARSTRTDTPFSLLLIDVDHFKWINDTYGHQLGDTVLQAIARVLRQTVRKSDMAFRYGGEEFALVLPDTPIPSARILAERVHGEIAELARSYSHFRQPLTVSVGISCASGDLRDPHLLIEQADCALYAAKRNGRNRTEIFHLDSREDFSRATEKGLPLDAPTTRMTS, encoded by the coding sequence ATGAAGCCTCAGGCACTCATTTTCGCTCATTCGACCGATCACCTTGACGCCCTTGCTGCAATGTCCGCCTGCACCGGCCAGTTCGAATCGGTTCTGCGCTGCCGCAATGAACAGGAGCTGATGGCTGCGCTGGAGGAAAAAGGCGTCGACATTATCTTCAGCAGCGCGCGTCGTGACCATGAAGGCGACCTGCTCTGGCTCAAGGACCTGTCTAAACGCGATGCCTGGAAAGACATCCAGGTCATGGTCTTTACTGAAGAGTATGATGTGGATAACCGCGTGGCCGCCCTTGAGCTTGGCGCTGACGACGCCCTGAGCTTCCGCGTACCGCGCCGCGAGATCGAAGCCCGCATCCGGGCCCGCCTCAAGACAAGAACTTCGCTGAGAAATCTGCGCAAGGCTCGCGCAGACCTGGCACGCATGGCCCTGACCGACAGCCTTACCGGTTTGTGCAACCGCGCCTTTTTCGACGTAACCCTTGAATCGGAGGCGGCGCGCAGCACCCGCACCGATACGCCCTTCTCGCTGCTGCTGATCGACGTCGACCATTTCAAATGGATCAATGACACCTACGGGCACCAGCTCGGCGATACGGTGCTGCAGGCGATCGCCCGCGTGCTGCGGCAGACGGTGCGGAAATCCGACATGGCCTTTCGCTACGGCGGGGAGGAGTTTGCACTGGTGCTGCCCGATACGCCCATTCCCAGCGCCCGTATCCTGGCCGAACGCGTACATGGCGAGATCGCCGAGTTGGCGCGCAGCTACAGTCATTTCCGCCAGCCGCTGACCGTCAGCGTCGGCATCAGCTGCGCCTCGGGCGACCTGCGGGATCCGCACCTGCTTATCGAACAGGCGGACTGTGCTCTCTATGCTGCAAAGCGCAACGGCCGCAACCGCACGGAAATCTTCCACCTCGACAGCCGTGAGGATTTCTCCCGCGCCACCGAAAAAGGGCTGCCTCTCGATGCGCCCACCACCCGCATGACCTCCTGA